Proteins encoded within one genomic window of Triticum aestivum cultivar Chinese Spring chromosome 2D, IWGSC CS RefSeq v2.1, whole genome shotgun sequence:
- the LOC123053901 gene encoding remorin has translation MAAEEPKKVEVEAAPEPEAAQPAVPAAEPEAPAKDVTEEKAVIPAPEPAAEEEKPPADDSKALVVVEKVADEPVAEKPTDEKAAHGGSNDRDLALARVESEKRNSLIKAWEENEKTKAENKATKKVSAILSWENTKKANIEAQLKKIEEQLEKKKAEYAEKMKNKAAMIHKEAEEKRAMVEAKKGEELLKAEEMAAKYRATGHSPKKVMGCFGA, from the exons ATGGCCGCGGAGGAGCCCAagaaggtggaggtggaggcggcgcCGGAGCCGGAGGCCGCACAGCCAGCCGTCCCGGCCGCGGAGCCCGAGGCCCCCGCCAAGGACGTCACCGAGGAGAAGGCCGTCATCCCCGCGCCCGAGCCGGCCGCCGAGGAGGAGAAGCCCCCCGCCGATGACTCCAAGGCCCTCGTCGTCGTCGAGA AGGTTGCAGATGAACCTGTTGCTGAGAAACCCACAGACGAGAAGGCTGCACACGGCGGCTCAAATGACAGAG ACCTCGCTCTTGCAAGGGTGGAAAGTGAGAAGAGGAACTCTTTAATTAAAGCATGGGAGGAGAATGAGAAGACAAAGGCTGAGAACAA GGCTACTAAAAAGGTATCTGCTATTCTCTCATGGGAGAACACCAAGAAAGCAAACATAGAAGCTCAACTGAAGAAGATTGAG GAGCAATTGGAAAAGAAGAAGGCGGAATACGCAGAGAAGATGAAGAACAAGGCTGCAATGATCCACAAGGAGGCCGAAGAGAAGAGAGCGATGGTCGAGGCAAAGAAAGGGGAGGAACTCCTCAAGGCCGAGGAGATGGCCGCCAAGTACCGCGCCACCGGCCACTCTCCCAAGAAAGTCATGGGATGCTTCGGGGCCTGA